The stretch of DNA ATatgtttttctttctttgatGACGATTTTTAAGCTCTTTTTAAATCCTGTGAATTATTAATTATGTTGACTTATGGTACTTGTCATGTACGTCATTTaacatattaaaattttattttaaaaaactcAATGTCTAAACCCACACCGAAAGCGAAAATTGTGTTTTGAATTATGggaaaatgatattgtatagccgtttttaatatatatatatatatatatatatatatatatatatatatatatatatataaattaaataaaattttatatatttttttgaatataaataatttctgatGCTCGCGAAAAGTGATAATACCACTAAGATTATTATTAATTTATGTTGATGGTACATGATTGGGGCTGTGCATGTGGAATCTGCATGTCTGCTTCTCGTTCGCACTTGCGAGCAAAGAAACAAAAAGAAGTAAGAAGCATCTTTGGTTGCTATCATTTTTATGCTCAACTAAACTTTGCTAATTTTTGGTATGTCGTATTATTTGTGAATTATTCTTGATAAACACATAATTTGAGATATTTAGGGGTTCTCCTTAATTACAAAATATGCGACAAAGATAGTAGGCACAGTAAATACTTCTTCTTAAATATCAAATAGTAGGCACATTAAATACTTACTTGCACCGAATGTTTACACCTAACTAAACAATTAATCTTAAGAATCAAATTAAAGTGAAAATGCATATCACGTAATCATAGTTAAGTGATTAAAAAAGTATATGCAAGACATGCCTTACATTGTAACAATAATTAATGACATAATAATCAAAAGTTACGTTGTTACTTTAATTTGCTTGATTTTCTAACAATTTCTTTCTAATGATTGTTATCTTAATTAAATGGAAAATTATGACTGTTCTGCCATTAACAAAAAAATGATAATCATCTGGGTGTTACTATAACTCTTTTTGCTCTCATTCCGGCATCAATTGGCATCATTTCCGATTTTCCCAAACCTTGAGCAGGTTAAGGAATGATTTCAGTACTACACAAAACGAGTTGGAAGCTTATGCTCGGGTACTCAGCTTAATTACAGAGAAATCACTACTTAATtagtattttgtaacttttaatTGTTTCttggtaattataattttttttctaatCTTATTAAAAAAATTCACTTACACTGGCAGATGGAGCGAAGGATTGTCTTAGTGCAAACGGATTATGCTGGGGACTCAAGTTCTTAAAAGAAAGATATTATATTGTACTATGAATATTTGGTTGCACCTATTTCCAACGTCATATATGACGTTATTATTATTACCTCTTAAAACTCTTGAACTTtgaaattgaaaatatttcctTTGATCTTGAACTCTCAGTTATTTGTTCTTGATGTGGTGTGGGTAATTTCATTTTCCTAATTAAGATCTAGTCCTAGACTATGAGATTGTTTAATTTTGTATATTTTCCCTTTCTAATCTTTATTGTTATCAGAGAGACTTTTAAATGATCTTGAATAGTTATATAACAATTCATTTGTTCTGATATTTTTAGGTTGTTATAGCGAAATGCTTTTATAGAAAACATATAGTGTAAGATAACATAAAAATCGGTTCCAAAATAAACGGACCATTATAGTAAAATATTATTGTAAAGAGCGGCTGTTATAGAAAGATTTTACTGTTGTATAAATCAACTTTGAGAAAATTTTAAGCTCAAATTTATCATTGAAcatgtaatttttttatttattaaaactaTACGCCcgaaatttatttattttgaaacGTTGTCTCAAAATGTGAGTTGACCATTTGCACTTGCCAACTCCGGAAAGATTCATTATGGAAATATGATCTATTGTCCAACATTCATTATGGAAATATGATTATTTCTCCAACTTCAAGATTGAGTTTTAGGAATTCAACTACATCTATTTAAGAAAGTAATTAATCAATTCTCTAAAAATCAAAGTGTACAATTAGTTTATTCCTAAATTTGGTCAAATTATCTCAATCAACTTTAGATTATGTTATTAATTTGGACCTATCAATTCCTATACATCTCTATATAAGCGAAAGACTACTATATGTTCCACATTCATAGATAAGCTATTTACTCATATATTGTACTCTAAAGGGAGGTGCTCCTTTTTCTGTGTACCAAACATGACTAGAAAGGGGCTTAGGAATATTAAGAATCTCAGTGACAGTAAGAAAAAAGCCATCTTAGATAAAAGAATAGCATCTCTATGTAAGAGAGCAGAAAAGCTGTCAATTCTATGTGATATAGAAGTAGGTCTAATAATATATAATAGTCCTGTAGAAACCAATCCTTTTGTTTGGCCATCCTTAACCAAGGCTACAAACATTGTAACGAACTATTTAAGGTTTACCGAGGTCCAAAGGGAAAAGAAGTTAGTTAGACATGACGTCTACCTTCAAGAAAAAGTGAATGATATGGAAAAAAATGTTAGGTCAAAAATTGAACAAATGGCTGAGGAGATGGAAATGGAGACTCTCTTTAACCAACTTGTCAAGGGAAAGAATATCAACGAGCTTGATGTTAGACAAATAAAAGGTTTGCTAAAGCTATTTGATGTGAAGAGGGCTAAacttgaagaaagaaaaaaataacttAATCAACAACTAGTAGATGAGAATGTTGAAAGTCAAAGCAGTGCTATAGGGCTTGGAGAATCAGAAGGTAAAGCCAATGATGATGGAGAGAAGAATGATGGGCATCCTAAGGACCTTGATTGAGCATGCAATATTTTTATTTCCCTATCTCTGTCTTTTCATCTTGTAGTCAATACTAACTTATTTAGGATTGAGACATAGTTATTGTGTTGTCGTTTTCtttgttgctattgttgttgtcgtcttcattgtcattgttgttgttgttgttgtcgttgttatttttgttgtcattatcgttgttgttgttgttgttgttgttgtcgttgttgcTTTTGTTGTTGTCATTGCTGAAGTTGTTGTTTTtgcttttgttgttgttgttattgacgGCTTTTAATTGCTTATTGTTTATATATTTATGTTATCGTTATAATTTTAATGATATATGAAGGTTATTCTATTAAGATTCAGTCAACCTAGTTATATGTATAAAATTTGAGATTACAATCTGGTCAAACCTATTTGTGTAACAAAAAGGTATAccaatgtcacaacccaaaaattcactagtcgtgatggcacctaattcgATCCGCTAAATAAGACAACTAacagtcaatacaatccaaataagatttataagaaaataatgaagaaTTATCAAGACatttatacaataacccaaggactggtagtacaaaccaCGTGTTTCTAAAACTTAGAATTTATAAAAACTGGTACGAATAAATACGCCATCTGTTTGAAGTTTACCTAAATAGATTagcaaaatctaaagctaccaaggacaagtggcagctataatcggaacgcaggtacatcttcaatgccagctcctgccATGCACAACGACTCCAGttccaaaatctacacgcaagatgcagaagtgtagtatgagtacaaccgaccccatgtacccagtaagtatattgtctaacctcgttgaagtagtgacgagaaatttttagttaaaagatactcactgtTATACCTCAAGCGGTAGACTAGCAATAGAAATAGTTCTAGAACATAACAGATAAGAGTACAAGAAAACACCTATGCGAGGCAGTAAATGATTGCTAGAAGAAATCACGGCAGTAAATTCATAACTTTCATGGTGTGAGAAAtgtactcaagatatcaaatcaaatggaACGACAACACcattcgtgcatttatctcatcctcgcCAAATATATcaatgtagatcaaatcaattaacACGGCAATaccctgtcacgatccaaaatccaactagtcgtgatggaacctaacccaacccgctaggtaatccaGTTAactactaaccaattccaataacaattaataaagaaattaagcaaaagaaattatctaaatcttatacactccctaaggactggtagtacaaatcatgagtttctaagaatggagtttataaagctggtatgaaataaatacatcatctgtttgaaaagtacataaacatatttttataaaactaaggctaccatgaacgagaggcagctacaaccggaacgcaggtacatcttcagatccagctcccaatgaacgcagcaacatcagcagccaatatctgcacgcaaggtgcagaagtgtagtatgagtacaactgactccatgtactcgataagtaacaaacctaaccttaggttgaaagtagtgacgagcttgtaccaaggtcagagtccagctccaataaccaataacattttataataacataaagcaagtaatgaaGGAGTGTAactacccggccggtcgttttgagagttagagccccgatcccctattaactgttcCCCCCATATATTTTTCTActattatgacttgccgggaggtttcattttggtttttgaaagtgtttgggacacttagtccctaaagggAGGTTTAAGCCTAAAGATTggcaccgtagtcggaactatatgaagaagactccggaatgaaattccATAGATTCTGTTAGCTTTGttgtgtgattttgggcttaggggtgtgtccggattgtgttttggaggtccgtagctcatttaggcttgaaatggcgaaagtcaaatttttggaattttgggccggtagtggaattttttatatcggggtcggattccgattttggaagttggaataggtccgtagtattgaatatgacctgtgtgccaaatttggggtcaatcggacgttgtttgataggtttcggcatcagttgtagaattttgaagtttcaagttctttaagtttgaattggagagtaattcgtgattttagcattgctTGATGTGATTTTATGGCTCGCCtaggttcgtatggtattttaggattgtttggtatatttggttgaggtcccgggggtctcgggcgtatttcggatgctcaacgtttcatttttggacttagggagttggcagattttctggtgttattgcagacatttttcttcatcgcattcgcgagggagATCTCGCATTCGCATAGGTCATCTGAGAGGTCAGTTAAAatttctcttcgcattcgcgaagatgaAGACGCGATCATGTAAGGTTATCAGGcagtgcaccgcgaacgcgtgggctaggccacGTTTGCAaagaagaagtgaggcagcagtggagtttgagtgttactcttcgcGGTCGCATGAGGACAGTTGCGATCGTGTAGGTGTGAGCAGCTAGTGCATCGCGTCCGcgtgaggtgttacgcgttcgcgtagagtaagtttctgagggagcgaagttgttcttcgcgatcgcgaggccttttccgcgatcgcgattaaggaaccattgggcagaatttaaagttcaaaaacgagggtttaagttcatatcacaaaatttgattgagagctcggtagaaggcgaaatttggagagattttcggaggaagttattgggtaatgattccttaCTCTTTTATGATTAaatcccactaatctatgcttgatttcatcatttaatttcggatttggggtgaaaataaggggaaaattgagaaaagttcttaggccgaattttcggattttgatcgagattttggtatctgATTTGAGTGAAGTTTGTATGGCTAGACTTGTGAATGAATGGGCgttcataatttgtgacttttaccagattccgagatatgggcccggggaggctttttgggcgtttttctattttcttgccttaactttgatttcattagcaagattagttacttgtagttatatttacgttatgtaattgatttgattagatttgggccactcagagttggatactcatggcaagagcGTGATTTCAGATTTGATTTgtgcttggttcgaggtaagtggcttgcgtaaccttgtgtgggggaactccccttaggatttggtactgtttgatatgtgagtgccgtgtacgcaaggtgacgagtacgtacgcgggctatttgttgtaaaaatccattttcactaagtcataacttgttttctccttaattaaaatacactaacatatgtaactatcctgtttagactagaatagcatgcctacttgtttaactgcctatttgaactctgcgcaacatgtttagtgaaatttccGGCTtcccttgacttgtacttagtctaaatcgtaagaattcgtgatgtagttgtatttctattgtttgcgctgcatatttactttggaactacgaaacggtattccggtagatctccctgtcttgcatatttactttgggactacggaacgatattccggtagatccccctgtcttgcatatttactttgggactacgaaatgatattccggtagatccccctaccttgcatatttactttgggactacggaacggtattccggtagatcccactgtcttgcatatttactttgggaatacggaacggtattccagtagattcccctgcacatttacgtttgggactacggaatggtatcctgggagattccctgttgttatcactgtgttctgagctgtcgtctttcattgattctaatcttgttagatttccgtatttatttttatggtgatatttcattctatcttatttcattatatttataccagcagggccctgacctgatctcgtctctactcgaccgaggttagtcttggcacttactgggtaccgttgtggtgtactcacgccctttcctgcatatgtttttcgtgtgtagatccaaaTTCATCTttccagcctcatcactagttgcagtcgttgctgcttattagagacttcaaggtacatctgcccgcgcccgcagatcctcggagtccccctctatttacctatgttcatttttccttcctTCTGTAGACATtatgtatagaacagttaagacttctcagtagcttgtgacttgcggGTTTCCAGATTTTGGAAAAATGTTTTTTCGTACTTTTcaaaggtgataattgtatatgccaaGTGGCGTTCAgatgcttattagatatttgttactgttagtagttaatgttcatgcttttgtttcattttcgcaaagtgttaggcttacctagttttagagactaggtgccgtcacgacggttcacggagggagaaattgggtcgtgacaagttggtatcagagctctaggttcataggagtcatgagtcacaagccggtttattagagtctcgcagatcggtacggagacgtctgtacttatcttcgggaggctatgaaactgttaggaacaaacatacttcttttgattccttgtcgtgcgagttattggcatcaaattctaaaacttctctattatattctttctcacagatggtgaggacccgtaccggaggatctgacgaccagacacccgcaccccctgctagagccgccagaggccggggttGGGGTAGAGTCCGGCCACGCGGTGCAGCAagagcacccgcgcgagctgcgACAAAGGAACCCCCATcagttccagctggagggcaggcactggaggttcctattgctgcaccagccctccaggagactctagcccatgtcatgagcatgttcagcaccttagctcaggctggattgattccgttagctcccgccacatcttaggccgggggaggggcacaaactCCCGCAGCCCACACtcttgagcagagggtccaggttgatcaggcccggAGTTCATTCCTATGTCACcggtagctccggttcagcatgagactaggacagccgcttctgaggtggagcagctcagacttgagaggtaccagAAGTACCACCCATCTACCTTCAACGGAttagctacagatgatgctcagggttttctggaggagtgtcatcgtattctccgtactatgggcgtagcggagacgagtggagATGAGTGAGGACCCGTACtagaggatctgatgaccagacacccgcaccccctgctagagccaccagaggccggggtcggggtagagtacggccacgcggtgtagccagagcacccgcgcgagctACGACAGAGGAACCCCCAACAGTTCCAGATGGAGGGTAGGCACTGGAGGTTCCTATTGTTGCACCATCCCTCCAGGacactctagcccagttcatgagaatgtttagcaccttagctcaggctagattgattccgttagctccctccacatctcaggccgggggaggggcacagactcccgcagcctacactcctgagcagagggtccaggttgatcaggccccagagttctTTCCTATGCCGCCGGTAGCCCCagttcagcatgagactaggacaaccgcttctgaggcggagcagcttagacttgagaggtaccagaagtaccacccacctaccttcagcggattggctacagatgatgctcagggttttctggaggagtgtcatcgcatTCTCCGTattatgggcgtagcggagacgagtgtggtttcttttaccactttccatcttagaggagtagcctatcagtggttgcgtgcttatgagttgagtagttcagatgaggcagcttcacttacatggactctgttctcggacatgtttttgagagagtgtGTCCCTCATAGCCTCAgagactcatggcgcgcggagtttgagcagctgcaccagggtgttatgactgtgtcagagtatacagtctgcttcagtgatttggcccgacatacaccggccttggttgccacagtttgagagagggttcgacgatttattgagggactccaccctagtatcaggattagtatagtcagggagctggagatggatattccttaccagcaggttgtgagtattgctaggagattggagggcatgcttgcccgaaACCGAGAGGAGACAGAGgataagaggtctcgagagactggctcttattctggagctcgtgccccagcagctcgccatggtaggggttatgtgagtcgccctgttcattcagcttttccagccgccagtggtgttgcagccccttctaggcccagGAGACTTATTATGTgctgccagtatctagtgtgcctcctgctcggggtacttttagtggccagtccagcagacctagcccaagtcagtcacagcagccacgccctccgaggggttgttttgagtgtggcgacacccgccatatggtgaggaatttccccagacttaggagggttgcacctccacagacttcaaCGCCACCaagtgctccaccgggtcctcaggtaatgattccagcaccagctaccgccccacctgctcagccagctcgaggtggaggttagggaggtcgaggtcgccctagagggggaggctaggccaggtattatgcccttccggctcgtacagaggaagttgcttccgactctgtcattacaggtattgttccagtctgtcatagagatgcgtcggtataaTTTGACCCGggctctacatattcatatgtgtcctcttagtTTACCCCACATttaggcgtatctcgggattctttgagtttccctgtttatgtgtctactcctgtgggagattctcttgttatgGACTGCGTGTATTAGTCatatttgattgctcttagtggttttgagacctgagctgacttattattactcagcatggtagattttgatgttatcttgggcatggactggtccattatgctattcttgattgtcatgctaagaccgtgatgctggctatgccaggcttaccgtgattagagtggagagataccttagagtatactcctagccgagttatttcatttcttaaagctcaacaaatggttgagaaggggcatgacgcgtatctagcttatgtgagagatgtcagtattgatacccctacagttgagtcagttccagtagtgagggactatccagatgtattcccagctgatcttccgggcaagccgcccgacaaagatat from Nicotiana tomentosiformis chromosome 11, ASM39032v3, whole genome shotgun sequence encodes:
- the LOC138901949 gene encoding agamous-like MADS-box protein AGL80, translating into MTRKGLRNIKNLSDSKKKAILDKRIASLCKRAEKLSILCDIEVGLIIYNSPVETNPFVWPSLTKATNIVTNYLRFTEVQREKKLVRHDVYLQEKVNDMEKNVRSKIEQMAEEMEMETLFNQLVKGKNINELDVRQIKGLRHSYCVVVFFVAIVVVVFIVIVVVVVVVVIFVVIIVVVVVVVVVVVAFVVVIAEVVVFAFVVVVIDGF